The following are encoded together in the Candidatus Methylomirabilis tolerans genome:
- a CDS encoding response regulator encodes MKDARILLVDDDPEIRRLLSRRLRRMGYMVEEAGNGEEAVTLARKAVPDVVITDMAMPCLDGLGLLEKLRSLDPDLPVIVLTGYGSFDNAIAAMRKGVLFDYLHKPLEDLGLLEVAVSRALEVRILRARAREADQVTAIREMAVTASDKILNPLNIILLSLARLTGEGVTAETKAKAVAHVEAAVETITRVVRQMRTVARYTPREVLPGLREIDLDQATVDEKSDV; translated from the coding sequence ATGAAGGACGCGCGTATTCTGTTAGTCGATGACGATCCGGAGATCCGCAGACTACTCTCGCGCCGCTTAAGGCGGATGGGATATATGGTCGAGGAAGCCGGGAACGGGGAGGAGGCCGTGACGCTGGCGCGCAAGGCCGTTCCGGACGTCGTCATCACCGACATGGCCATGCCTTGCCTGGATGGCCTGGGACTGCTTGAGAAGCTTCGGAGCCTGGACCCCGATCTTCCCGTCATCGTGCTCACCGGGTACGGATCGTTCGATAACGCCATCGCGGCGATGCGAAAGGGGGTCCTCTTCGACTACCTGCACAAGCCGCTTGAGGACTTGGGTCTGCTGGAGGTGGCGGTTTCCCGGGCGCTGGAGGTCCGGATACTGCGCGCCAGGGCCAGGGAGGCGGACCAGGTTACCGCGATCCGGGAAATGGCTGTGACCGCGAGCGATAAGATCCTGAATCCCCTGAATATTATCCTTCTCAGCCTGGCGCGGCTTACCGGCGAAGGGGTCACAGCAGAGACCAAGGCTAAGGCTGTGGCGCACGTTGAAGCGGCTGTTGAGACTATCACCAGGGTCGTCCGGCAGATGCGTACGGTGGCGCGGTACACGCCTCGCGAGGTCCTCCCCGGTCTCCGGGAGATCGATCTCGATCAAGCCACTGTGGACGAGAAGAGCGATGTCTAA